The window CACGCGATTGGGCCAGGTTCTGCTTGAGGGTGAACTTCAGGGTTTGCTGGGAAGGAAAAGGATGAACAAGGAAGTAGCAAAGTTAAAGGATCATTATATTGTCTGTGGATTCGGCAGGATTGGAAAACCCGTCGCTAAGGATCTGAAACAGGAAGGCTACCCGGTGTGCATTCTAGAAAGCGATCCTGGCCGAGAAGCAGAAATTCAGGCTGCAGAGCATCTCTACCTCATTGGTGACGCTACGGATGAATCGGTTCTCTCCTCCGCAGGCATCAAGAAGGCAAAGGCAGTTCTGGCCCTGCTGCCCTCCGACGCGGACAACTTGTTTGTGACCATCACTGTAAAGGAACTGAATCCCCAGGTCATGGTTATCGCCAGGGCTTATGATGAAAAGGTCGAACCCAGACTAAAGCGCAGCGGTGCAGATAAGGTGATCTCTCCCTATAAGACGGCCTCTGCGCGCATCTTTCACGCCGCCATTAAGCCCACCGTCGTCGAGTTCTTGGAGCTGGTCACTCATCGCGAATATCTTCAACTGAATATGGAGGAACTCACGGTTTGTGATCAATCACCCTTTCAAGGTCACACTCTTGCCGAGTCTGAAATCGGACGCAAATATAGCGTGGTCGTTGTCGCCATCAAACAAGCCGATGGGGAAATGGCTTTTAATCCAGAAACTTCAACAGAGCTTGCGACTGACGACATTCTGGTGGTCATCGGGAAATATTCTGACCTGAAAAGACTGGAAAGGGACTGCAAGGGCAAGTGAGGGATGTCCCATCTATCTTGCCTATCGAAATTGTGAGTTTTCAGCCGCTAAGCCCTGTGTTTACTGGTCATCAGCCCATTCCCTTTCATGGTTTTCTATGG of the Candidatus Methylomirabilota bacterium genome contains:
- a CDS encoding potassium channel protein, translating into MTGQKDYLPVSFRKEQTSVMLGVSLLILWTLVGTLGFISIEGWSFLDAFYMTIITLSTVGFGEIHPLSSQGRLFATFLIVTGIGTAIYTFTRLGQVLLEGELQGLLGRKRMNKEVAKLKDHYIVCGFGRIGKPVAKDLKQEGYPVCILESDPGREAEIQAAEHLYLIGDATDESVLSSAGIKKAKAVLALLPSDADNLFVTITVKELNPQVMVIARAYDEKVEPRLKRSGADKVISPYKTASARIFHAAIKPTVVEFLELVTHREYLQLNMEELTVCDQSPFQGHTLAESEIGRKYSVVVVAIKQADGEMAFNPETSTELATDDILVVIGKYSDLKRLERDCKGK